A genomic region of Arachis stenosperma cultivar V10309 chromosome 9, arast.V10309.gnm1.PFL2, whole genome shotgun sequence contains the following coding sequences:
- the LOC130949715 gene encoding ABC transporter B family member 15-like: MAEFRRDSFYWNVSGFDGSVTMGIERRKKSSNGSVWSIFMHADTQDWLLMGFGVLGSIGEGSTTPLVLYLSSLIMNNIGTSSTISSTTFVHCINKNAVAWLYLAAGTFLVCFLEGYCWTRTSERQAARMRAKYLKAVMRQEVAYFDLNVTSTSDIITGVSNDSLLIQDVISEKVPNLLMNFSLFIGSYIAGFAMLWRLAIVGIPFTVLLVIPGFIYGKTLMGLAKKMREEYNKAGAIAEQAICSIRTVYSYVGENKTTNAFSNALQGSLSLGIKQGLAKGLAIGSNNGIVFGIWSFLCYYGSRLVMDHGAKGGTVFSAGAAITVGGLALGAGLTNMKYLSEASSAAERIREVNERVPMIDSDDSDGEILGSVRGEVEFRNVEFAYPSRPETVILKGLWLKIPAGKTVALVGESGSGKSTIIALLQRFYDPLGGEIRFDGVAIDKLQLKWFRSQMGLVSQEPALFATSIKENILFGKEDATEAEVIEAAKASNAHHFISMLPQGYQTQVGERGTQMSGGQKQRIAIARAIIKKPRMLLLDEATSALDSHSERIVQKALEQVSVGCTTIVVAHRLSTIRNADVIVAMRAGKVVELGTHDDLLLNHDGLYSSMVRLQQTEKSEIDESVTAPTTTIHVPSSMSASDTADIHHLFYFNSYDDDNIEKVEEEKEENKNAQATASFWRLLALNLPEWKQAVTGCLNAMVFGAVQPVYTLIMGSMMFVYFDSDDEEIKRKTKEYSVCFVGLFVLSLIVNIGQHYSFAYMGECLTKRIRETMFKKILTFEVSWFDLSENSTGAICSRLANDANVVRSLVGDRIGLVVQTASAVVTAWTLGLVIAWRLAIVMICVQPLMIACFYTKRVLIKTMSKKVAKAQEESSKVAAEAVSNLRTITAFSSQNRILKMLENAQEGPRRENIRQSFYAGIGLACSQGITSCVWALNYWYGGKLVADGYITTKALFQSFMIIVSTARVIADAGSMTSDLAKGADAVCSIFAVLDRTTKIAADDENGHNPEHVTGQIQLHDVHFAYPTRPNVTIFKSFSMKIEAGKSTALIGQSGSGKSTIIGLIARFYDPLRGYVTIDNRDVKSYNLKQLRRHIALVSQEPTLFNGSIRENIAYGSNNGDDDNEVDESEIIEASKLTMAHDFITGLKDGYDTWCGEKGLQLSGGQKQRIAIARAILKNPRVLLLDEATSALDIQSEKVVQEALERAMVERTSVIVAHRMCTIKKCDLIAVLEKGMVVESGTHSSLLAKGTAVAYCNFVRLQTGTN; the protein is encoded by the exons ATGGCGGAATTTAGGAGAGATTCATTTTACTGGAATGTTAGCGGATTTGACG GTAGTGTAACAATGGGAATtgagagaaggaagaagagtAGTAATGGATCTGTGTGGTCTATTTTCATGCATGCGGATACCCAAGACTGGCTTCTAATGGGTTTTGGTGTGTTAGGGTCCATTGGTGAAGGTTCCACCACTCCTCTTGTGCTCTATCTCAGTAGCCTCATTATGAACAATATTGGGACTTCTTCTACCATCTCATCAACCACTTTTGTCCATTGCATCAACAAG AATGCAGTGGCTTGGTTATATTTGGCTGCTGGAACATTCCTTGTATGCTTCCTCG AGGGTTATTGTTGGACAAGAACAAGTGAGAGACAAGCAGCAAGAATGAGAGCAAAGTACCTGAAAGCAGTGATGAGACAAGAAGTTGCATATTTTGATTTGAATGTGACAAGTACCTCAGACATTATCACTGGCGTTTCCAATGATAGCCTCCTCATTCAGGATGTTATTAGTGAGAAG GTACCAAATTTGTTGATGAACTTTTCATTGTTCATTGGGAGCTACATAGCTGGTTTTGCAATGCTATGGAGATTGGCCATAGTAGGGATCCCATTCACAGTTCTTCTTGTAATCCCTGGCTTCATTTATGGCAAGACATTAATGGGATTAGCAAAGAAAATGAGAGAAGAGTATAATAAAGCAGGTGCAATAGCTGAACAAGCAATATGTTCAATAAGAACAGTGTATTCATATGTGGGAGAAAATAAGACCACAAATGCATTCTCTAATGCTCTTCAAGGGTCACTGAGTTTGGGAATCAAACAAGGGTTGGCTAAAGGTTTAGCCATTGGAAGCAATAATGGTATTGTTTTTGGTATATGGTCTTTTTTGTGTTATTATGGTAGCAGATTGGTCATGGACCATGGTGCTAAAGGAGGCACAGTTTTTTCAGCTGGAGCAGCTATCACTGTTGGTGGATT GGCACTAGGTGCTGGTTTAACCAACATGAAATACCTGAGCGAAGCAAGTTCAGCAGCGGAACGCATAAGGGAAGTCAATGAGAGAGTTCCGATGATCGATTCCGACGACAGTGACGGCGAAATCCTGGGAAGCGTTCGAGGGGAAGTAGAATTCCGAAACGTAGAGTTCGCGTACCCGTCGAGACCAGAGACCGTTATTTTGAAGGGTTTGTGGCTCAAGATTCCGGCAGGGAAGACGGTGGCATTGGTGGGAGAGAGCGGTTCTGGAAAATCCACCATCATTGCGCTTTTGCAGCGGTTTTACGACCCTCTTGGTGGCGAAATAAGGTTTGATGGTGTTGCCATTGATAAGTTGCAGCTCAAGTGGTTCAG ATCACAGATGGGGTTAGTGAGTCAAGAGCCCGCATTATTTGCCACCAGCATCAAAGAGAACATCCTGTTTGGGAAGGAAGATGCAACAGAGGCTGAGGTCATTGAGGCTGCAAAAGCTTCCAATGCTCATCATTTTATTTCCATGCTGCCTCAGGGTTATCAAACCCAG GTGGGTGAGAGAGGAACTCAAATGTCAGGTGGACAAAAGCAGAGGATTGCAATTGCTAGGGCCATAATTAAGAAGCCAAGAATGCTTCTTCTGGACGAAGCAACCAGTGCACTAGACTCCCACTCAGAGCGAATTGTCCAAAAAGCCCTCGAACAAGTGTCTGTTGGCTGCACCACCATCGTCGTCGCCCACCGCCTGTCCACGATTCGCAATGCCGACGTCATCGTTGCCATGCGAGCCGGAAAGGTGGTGGAATTGGGCACTCACGACGACCTCCTCTTGAATCATGATGGACTCTACTCCTCCATGGTTCGTCTCCAACAAACTGAGAAATCAGAAATAGATGAATCTGTAACTGCCCCAACAACTACTATTCATGTTCCTTCTTCTATGTCGGCTAGTGACACCGCTGATATTCACCACCTAT tCTACTTTAATTCTT ATGATGATGACAACATTGAAAAGgtggaagaagagaaagaggagaATAAGAACGCTCAGGCGACGGCATCGTTCTGGAGGCTGCTGGCACTGAACCTTCCGGAGTGGAAGCAAGCAGTTACGGGTTGCTTGAATGCGATGGTGTTCGGTGCAGTTCAACCGGTGTACACTTTGATTATGGGGTCGATGATGTTTGTGTATTTCGACAGCGATGATGAAGAGATAAAGAGGAAGACGAAGGAGTACTCGGTTTGCTTTGTGGGACTGTTTGTATTGTCTTTGATTGTGAACATCGGGCAGCATTATAGCTTTGCATATATGGGAGAGTGCTTGACCAAAAGAATTAGAGAGACTATGTTTAAAAAGATACTCACCTTTGAAGTTTCCTGGTTTGATCTTTCTGAAAATTCTACCGGTGCTATTTGCTCTAGGCTTGCCAACGATGCAAATGTG GTGAGGTCTTTAGTGGGAGATAGGATTGGTTTAGTGGTGCAGACAGCGTCAGCGGTAGTAACAGCTTGGACTTTGGGTTTGGTCATTGCATGGAGACTGGCTATTGTTATGATATGTGTTCAACCCCTTATGATTGCATGCTTCTATACGAAACGTGTCCTTATCAAGACTATGTCAAAAAAg GTTGCAAAGGCGCAAGAAGAAAGTAGCAAGGTTGCCGCTGAAGCCGTTTCAAACCTAAGAACTATCACAGCCTTCTCTTCTCAAAACCGAATCCTCAAAATGCTCGAAAATGCACAAGAAGGACCAAGACGCGAGAATATCCGGCAATCATTTTACGCCGGAATCGGCCTTGCATGTTCCCAAGGCATAACATCATGTGTTTGGGCTCTAAACTATTGGTACGGTGGCAAGCTCGTCGCCGACGGTTACATCACCACAAAGGCATTGTTTCAAAGCTTCATGATTATTGTGAGTACAGCAAGAGTCATTGCCGACGCCGGAAGCATGACCTCGGACCTCGCAAAAGGCGCTGACGCCGTGTGCTCCATTTTCGCCGTCTTAGACCGGACCACGAAGATAGCGGCCGACGACGAAAATGGTCACAACCCGGAACATGTAACAGGACAAATACAACTCCATGATGTGCATTTTGCTTACCCCACTAGGCCAAACGTGACTAtcttcaaatccttttcaatgAAAATAGAAGCTGGAAAGTCAACGGCATTGATAGGTCAAAGTGGATCCGGAAAGTCAACGATTATAGGGCTAATTGCAAGGTTCTATGATCCGCTAAGAGGGTACGTGACAATTGATAATAGAGATGTAAAGTCCTataatttgaaacaattaaggAGGCACATTGCACTTGTGAGCCAAGAACCTACGTTGTTCAATGGGAGCATAAGAGAGAACATTGCTTATGGATCTAATAAcggtgatgatgataatgaagtTGATGAGTCAGAGATCATAGAGGCGTCAAAATTAACCATGGCACATGATTTTATTACCGGATTGAAGGACGGTTATGACACGTGGTGTGGCGAGAAGGGGTTACAGCTTTCAGGGGGTCAAAAGCAAAGGATAGCGATTGCAAGGGCTATATTGAAAAATCCAAGAGTGTTGTTATTGGATGAGGCAACTAGTGCCCTTGATATTCAATCGGAGAAAGTTGTTCAGGAAGCACTAGAGAGGGCTATGGTGGAGAGGACTAGCGTGATCGTCGCACATAGGATGTGTACCATAAAGAAATGTGATCTTATTGCTGTGTTGGAGAAGGGCATGGTTGTGGAAAGTGGGACCCACTCTTCTTTGTTGGCAAAAGGAACTGCTGTAGCTTATTGCAACTTTGTTAGGCTTCAGACTGGAACTAATTAG